In Helianthus annuus cultivar XRQ/B chromosome 9, HanXRQr2.0-SUNRISE, whole genome shotgun sequence, the following are encoded in one genomic region:
- the LOC110877704 gene encoding rop guanine nucleotide exchange factor 7, protein MFEMGSVGDKSMVDSLDSSMCSSNSSNFDGSSKEYCSSPAPLGWPIRKAVKCGDERKLKPQVDDATNFKQMGSVNSEMELMKERFAKLLLGEDMSGSGKGVCTALAISNAITNLCATAFGQLWRLEPLQPEKKQMWQREMDCLLCVSDHIVELIPSWQTFPDGSKLEVMTCRPRSDIFINLPALRKLDNMLLEILDGFKGTEFWYVDQGIVAPEAEGSGSFRKPPQLLHQEKWWLPVPRVPSGGLQEDTRKQLTHKRECANQILKAAMAINSVALAEMEVPESYYESLPKNGRACLGDVIYRYITSEQFTAECLLDCLDLSSEHVALEIANRVEASIYVWRKRVHPRHNLPNPNRSAAKASWDMVKDLMADGCKRDSLADRAESLLLCLKHRFPGLTQTSLDISKIQHNKDVGKSILESYSRVLESLSFNIVARIDDLLYVDDLTRQSDNVGSVASMADVIAQKRVPIPCIPSSGTPYKSAFATPKFSPGPIVAPGSVDRTPSLSGNCNKPPRRGFGVKRALTSYLGGEMKGKSNNNYQLLEGPAGCLSTRNADMPPARSSMDDGPLSQKENRNPKMER, encoded by the exons ATGTTTGAGATGGGAAGCGTAGGTGATAAGAGTATGGTTGATTCGTTAGATAGTAGCATGTGTAGCTCGAATTCGAGCAATTTTGATGGTTCTTCGAAAGAATATTGTTCTTCTCCTGCTCCTCTTGGGTGGCCGATTAGAAAGGCTGTAAAATGTGGGGATGAACGGAAATTGAAACCCCAGGTGGATGATGCTACCAATTTTAAGCAGATGGGTTCTGTGAATTCAG AAATGGAGTTGATGAAAGAAAGATTTGCTAAATTGTTGCTTGGGGAAGACATGTCTGGTAGTGGCAAAGGTGTCTGCACAGCTTTAGCTATTTCAAATGCCATCACAAATCTGTGTG CCACTGCATTTGGTCAGTTATGGAGGTTAGAACCCTTGCAGCCAGAGAAAAAACAAATGTGGCAACGAGAGATGGATTGTCTTCTTTGCGTGAGCGATCACATCGTTGAACTGATACCGTCATGGCAAACGTTTCCGGATGGAAGCAAGCTCGAGGTCATGACTTGCAGACCGAGATCAGATATTTTCATCAACCTCCCGGCTCTACGAAAACTAGACAACATGCTTCTG GAAATATTGGATGGTTTCAAAGGGACGGAGTTCTGGTACGTCGATCAGGGGATAGTGGCTCCGGAGGCTGAGGGGTCGGGCTCTTTCCGTAAACCACCACAACTCCTCCACCAGGAGAAGTGGTGGCTGCCGGTGCCACGAGTCCCGTCTGGCGGTCTCCAAGAGGACACCAGGAAACAGTTGACCCACAAACGCGAATGTGCTAATCAGATTCTAAAAGCCGCCATGGCAATCAATAGTGTTGCTTTAGCGGAAATGGAAGTTCCCGAATCGTACTACGAATCCCTCCCGAAG AACGGGAGAGCGTGTTTAGGAGACGTTATATATCGTTATATAACTTCAGAGCAGTTTACAGCAGAGTGTTTGTTAGATTGTCTTGATCTTTCATCTGAACACGTGGCATTAGAGATTGCCAACCGTGTTGAGGCCTCGATCTACGTCTGGCGTAAAAGGGTCCACCCGAGACATAATTTACCGAACCCAAACCGGTCTGCGGCTAAAGCCTCGTGGGACATGGTTAAGGACCTTATGGCCGACGGCTGCAAGAGGGATTCACTAGCTGATCGAGCCGAAAGCCTGTTACTTTGCCTTAAACATCGGTTTCCTGGTCTAACTCAAACCTCGTTAGACATCAGCAAAATTCAACACAACAAG GATGTTGGAAAATCGATACTGGAGAGCTACTCAAGAGTTCTGGAGAGTTTATCATTCAACATTGTGGCACGAATCGATGATTTACTTTACGTGGATGATTTAACAAGACAATCGGATAATGTGGGGTCTGTGGCTTCTATGGCAGATGTTATTGCCCAAAAACGGGTCCCAATCCCATGCATACCTTCTTCGGGGACACCATACAAATCTGCTTTCGCAACTCCAAAGTTTTCACCGGGACCCATAGTGGCCCCTGGATCGGTGGATAGAACTCCATCGTTGAGCGGGAACTGCAACAAGCCTCCGAGACGAGGTTTTGGGGTGAAACGTGCGTTAACAAGTTATCTTGGAGGTGAAATGAAGGGGAAAAGTAATAATAACTATCAGTTGCTTGAAGGTCCTGCGGGTTGTCTTTCGACCAGAAACGCAGATATGCCGCCTGCTCGTAGTAGCATGGACGATGGGCCGTTGAGCCAGAAAGAGAACCGAAATCCGAAGATGGAACGTTAA